A stretch of Vibrio sp. B1FLJ16 DNA encodes these proteins:
- a CDS encoding arginine deiminase-related protein gives MLLHESVPQFANGNEESTQSALRHTANCVVMVPPKEFRFNEETAKDNEFQNQVSLSQEDVSKKTMAEFASMVATLRQEGVQVVEFDYPLSDVATPDAVFPNNWFSTTCDGTLYTFPMACENRQNEVRPDALVAALAKAGREVHQQDSLTEYVSEQAYLESTGVMIFDHFNKTVYAALSQRCDRLVLEDYANRIGYDHVISFQTRLPSGSPIYHTNVMMAIGEQFCVICDEVIPEFERRFVMKSLAKDKQVISISIEQMNQFCGNILQLETVNGDKVIAMSQSSYDAFSPAQRNQLATHGKLLPFDVTTIESIGGGSVRCMLGEVFLPSRKAVL, from the coding sequence ATGCTATTACACGAATCAGTACCCCAATTTGCTAATGGGAACGAAGAAAGCACACAAAGTGCTCTGCGCCATACCGCAAACTGCGTAGTGATGGTGCCACCTAAAGAGTTTCGTTTTAACGAAGAAACTGCGAAAGACAATGAGTTTCAAAATCAGGTGTCGCTCAGTCAAGAAGACGTATCGAAAAAAACCATGGCTGAATTTGCTTCGATGGTAGCGACTTTGCGTCAGGAAGGCGTTCAGGTGGTGGAGTTTGACTACCCGTTGTCTGACGTTGCAACACCAGATGCAGTGTTCCCGAACAACTGGTTCAGTACGACGTGTGACGGAACGTTATATACATTCCCGATGGCTTGTGAAAACCGCCAGAATGAAGTTCGCCCAGACGCCTTAGTAGCTGCATTAGCTAAAGCCGGCCGCGAAGTACACCAGCAAGACAGTTTAACGGAATACGTAAGCGAACAAGCGTATCTGGAAAGTACTGGTGTGATGATTTTTGATCACTTTAATAAGACGGTTTACGCGGCACTGTCACAGCGTTGTGACCGCTTAGTTCTGGAAGATTATGCAAACCGTATTGGTTACGACCATGTGATCTCTTTCCAGACTCGTTTACCATCTGGGTCGCCGATTTATCATACCAACGTAATGATGGCGATTGGTGAGCAGTTCTGCGTTATCTGTGATGAAGTGATCCCTGAGTTTGAGCGTCGCTTCGTCATGAAATCACTGGCAAAAGATAAACAAGTGATTTCAATTTCGATTGAACAGATGAACCAGTTCTGCGGCAATATTCTTCAACTGGAAACCGTGAATGGTGACAAGGTGATTGCGATGTCTCAATCGTCCTACGATGCATTCTCACCAGCGCAAAGAAACCAGTTGGCGACGCACGGTAAGTTATTACCTTTTGATGTGACTACCATTGAATCTATTGGTGGTGGCTCGGTTCGCTGTATGTTGGGCGAAGTGTTCTTACCGAGTCGCAAAGCTGTGCTTTAA
- a CDS encoding DUF445 domain-containing protein, whose product MNKSLLTNVLAVVLMGAGHHLDNDYLWFAGLFAFSGAITNWLAIHMLFEKVPGLYGSGVIPARFEEFKLAIKNLMMEQFFTAANIDRFLNKEMTSGGSINLQPVIDKVDFNPAFDSLVEVIEGSQFGGMLAMFGGAEALQPMKQPFVEKMQQSLVELSQSDSVKEALKEQFESPAMMDEIKQNIEGIIDQRLSELTPALVKEMVQKMIKEHLGWLVVWGGVFGGLIGVLTTLISG is encoded by the coding sequence ATGAACAAAAGTTTGTTAACGAATGTCCTCGCTGTGGTATTGATGGGCGCTGGCCATCATCTTGACAACGACTATCTTTGGTTTGCAGGTTTATTCGCATTTTCTGGTGCTATTACCAACTGGCTTGCCATCCATATGCTGTTTGAAAAGGTGCCTGGACTGTACGGCTCTGGTGTCATTCCGGCTCGATTTGAAGAATTTAAACTGGCAATCAAAAATCTAATGATGGAGCAGTTTTTTACTGCCGCGAATATTGACCGCTTTTTGAATAAAGAGATGACAAGTGGCGGTAGCATCAACCTCCAGCCTGTGATCGATAAAGTTGACTTCAATCCTGCTTTTGATTCTTTAGTTGAGGTAATCGAAGGATCTCAGTTTGGAGGCATGCTGGCGATGTTTGGCGGTGCAGAAGCACTCCAACCGATGAAGCAACCTTTTGTTGAGAAGATGCAGCAATCTTTAGTTGAACTCAGCCAAAGCGACTCAGTGAAAGAAGCACTGAAAGAGCAATTTGAGTCACCAGCCATGATGGATGAAATCAAACAAAATATCGAAGGCATCATTGATCAACGCCTTAGCGAACTCACACCAGCACTGGTCAAAGAAATGGTCCAAAAAATGATCAAAGAGCACTTAGGCTGGCTAGTAGTCTGGGGCGGTGTATTTGGTGGCTTGATTGGGGTTCTGACCACATTAATCAGTGGCTAA
- a CDS encoding Lrp/AsnC ligand binding domain-containing protein, whose product MSYQLDRIDLHILRVLHARGRIPVVELAKLINLTTSPCSDRVKRLEKEGYINGYHAELNAEKLGLDVQVFIHIRLDQTSFSIFEKFAKAVALMPEIEECYSLSGDFDTMIKVRVKSMKAYQEFMSSKLGTLPGVIQTRSEVVIEEHKTGFGVNPELLG is encoded by the coding sequence ATGAGTTATCAATTGGACAGAATTGACTTACATATTTTGAGAGTGCTTCATGCGCGAGGGCGCATTCCAGTTGTTGAACTTGCAAAGCTGATAAACTTGACCACTTCTCCTTGTTCTGACCGGGTTAAAAGGTTAGAGAAGGAAGGTTATATCAATGGTTATCACGCCGAACTCAATGCAGAAAAATTAGGTCTGGACGTTCAGGTGTTCATTCATATCCGTCTTGATCAAACCAGCTTCTCGATTTTTGAGAAGTTTGCTAAAGCGGTGGCTTTAATGCCGGAAATTGAAGAGTGTTATTCACTTTCCGGGGATTTCGATACCATGATTAAAGTCCGTGTCAAAAGTATGAAAGCCTATCAGGAATTTATGTCGAGTAAACTTGGTACGCTACCAGGTGTGATTCAGACGCGCAGTGAAGTGGTGATTGAAGAGCATAAAACCGGATTTGGCGTGAATCCCGAATTGCTCGGCTAG